TCCAGCTTAAGTCTTCGTCGGTTGATATCCAGCATCTGGTCTTCGAAGAAGGCGTAGCGACACTGATCCATTTCTTTGGCAATATACATCGCAGTATCCGCGTTGCGTGTTAACTCGCTAAACTCAGTGCCGTTTTCTGGGAAGAGTGTAATACCTATACTCGCGCTAACGTATATTTTTCGCGCGCCAATCTCGAAGACTACTTCTAGAGCATTTACTAGTCTATCCGCAGTCTTAGCAGCTAGGTCCCGAGCGCTGTTAACGGGTAGTTGTTTGAGAATAACTGTGAACTCGTCACCACCGAGTCGACAGATTGCGTCATGCGGGCGCAGTGTTTGTTTCAGGCGTGCCGCGACCAATTGGAGGAGCTCGTCGCCAACTTCGTGCCCGTAGTTATCATTGATCATTTTAAAACGGTCTAGATCAATGAACATCAATGCGACCACGGTATTTTCTCTAATGGCCTCGGTCATCGCTCGTTCCAGTCGGTCTTTGAATAGGAAGCGATTGGGTAAACTGGTTAGCGAATCAAGGTATGCCATTTGTTCGAGGCGTTCCTCAGCATTCTTCTTTTGGGTAATGTCCTGACTCAGCATAATGACATGCTCAATGTCACCGCTTGGCGAGTTGACGCAATACATGATCAGCTCGCTGGGGAATATATCACCATTGGCAGTTTCTTGAGTAACCTCACCGGACCACTCGCCGCTTTTAATAGTTTGTCGCCAAATGTAGTTGAAGAAAGCGCTAGAGTGCTCGCTACTTAGCCAGTTTCTTGCGGAGTGACCAACAGTTTCTGTGCGATTCACTTGAAAAATCTCTAAGAATCTAGCGTTACAATCTTCCACAAGTTGTTGCCGATTTACAATCAAGATCGCTTGGCTTGAGTGGCTAAAAACGCTCGAAGATAAACGGAGCTGAAGCTCTTGTTCAACCTGTTCGGAGATGTTGTAGGCAATACAGACGAAACCACTATGATGGCGATCTTGATCAAATAACGAAGAGAGCGCTAGCCTCACTGGTATCGTCCTACCGGACTTGCTGATAAACGTAGACTGAGCGAAAACTGCCTGGGTGTTAGTCTGCGAAGGAGAATGCCTTCGTCGGAGTAGAAATTCAGTGATCGTCTGGTGGTTTTCTTGGTTTAAGGGTTCGAATACAAGTGGCGAATGGCTGCCAACCAGCTCCTCACGCCGGTACTCAAGGAGTTCTTCCGCAGCGCTATTCATCGTTCTAATAATGCCATCTAAATCCAAGGTGATAATGGCATATTCTGCACTGGCAATGATCGCCTGGTTTAGCTGCTGGCTTTCAACTAGGGCCACTCTTTCGTCACTGAGTTGATTAACGATTTCGTCAACGGCATCACTTATGGTAGTCAACTCGTCATGACCATCAAGACCAATTCTCAGCTCAAGATCACCCATCTTCCATCGGGTGAGAACGCTAAGCGCACGAGCTAGACGGCGAGTGAAGCGAGCATGGATAGCGATGAGAAGTATACTCGCCCCGAGAAGGCCGAATAGTAGGTTAAACAGGGATTGTTGTGTAAGTTGTGCGTAGGCACTATCTAAACGCTCGTTCAGGTTGATTTGATAGCTAATTCTGAAGCAGTTTACTTCATAATTTAAGCAAACCGGTTGTGTGCTAATTAAATAGTCGCCCAAATGACGGTCAATATATTCAACATGTCCACGAGGTAGCAGCTCAACCAACTCAATATGAAGTAGGTCTGCTAGCGTTGATGTTGCTGTGAGCGTTGCACTGTATTGATTTAGTTGGTCTTCCGCTAAGAGAGAAAATGACGCGTAATCATCCTCCAGTAAAACGTTATTAATTAGCTGAAGAGAAAAGGAGTCATCGAGTTGGTTAGCCGCTTCCTCCAAAAAACGCTTTGCCTGCTGAGTTTCGCGATACACCTCTTGGTGTATTGCTTGCTCGATCGACGCTTCGAGTTTGAGCCAGCCATAGATATGATTTGCCACCGTCACTGCGGCGGTAATCACGAACAGGGAAATGGCCAGAAAACTGCGGAGCGACCTCATTAGCTGTTAGTTCCTTTGGCGCTGTTCTCTAGCGGGGGTTGGGCTGGCTCACTCTCTGGGTGCTGAAGGTGTCGATGCAGAATCGCAGCGGGTTTAATATCCTTCTTTCTGAAGGCTTCAATGACCCGTAGATTGACATCAGTTTCGAATAGCTTTTCGTAGCGGGTATCTAGCACGTAGGCTTTTAGGCGGAGTTTAATCGCGACATAATTATCGAGCACGGTTTGTTCTACCAAGACAACAATAGGTCGGGGTAGATGAATATAGCGACTACTCGCAGCCGCTTCTTCGATGATAGCGCGAGCCGTCGAGACATCTTGATCGTAGCCAATAAAAAAATCCATGCCCACATGCATGTCGAGTTCGCCAAAGTTTCCACTGACAGTGGTATCTGAGAGAAATTTATTATTGGGTATCGTGACAATATCATCGTTGAGGGTTTTTAAACGAACTGAGCGGAGGCCGATACTAACAACGTCCCCGTATTGCTCATCGAAGCTTAGCCGATCACCGACCTGGAAGGGGCGATCGATCATAATGATCAAGCCCGCAATGAACGACGCAACAAGATCTTTTAGCCCGAAACCTACTGCGACAGCGAGCGTGCCGCCAATCAGGGCCAGTACGCGCTCATCAACGCGGAGAGAGAGGTTGAACACCACGATGGTAGTGGTGATATAGACTGCAAATTGCAGGATAGTTTCTAGTTTATGCAGTAGCAAGCGACGTTGAACGAATTGCTCGCTAATTTGTTGAACAATATTGTGGATAAATCGCATGCCCACAACCACCGCTAGAACGAGCACTACAGAGCTGAGCACACCAGACCAACGAATAAGCTCACTTAGTTGCCCCAAGGCAATCTCGGGAGTGTCACTCAGCTCCTGCCCCATACTGCTTGAAGCTGAAACGATGGCGGTTAATACAATAACTAAATTAGTTGAGACTTTGACGTAAGGACTCATTTTTTTAGTTCCCCCATCACTAGGAGGTGTTTGCGCTGCATCAGCGAGCACACTTCTCGATACCATAGCCAAGTTACCCGATAGAAGCCTTGATCCGTTCGCTCCACGACACCAAGATTGCCTAGCAGTCGAAGGGCGTCGATCACCTCCTCGGAGCTACATTTCGTGGCATTTTCAATGTCCGAGCGGATCGCTAGCTCAAGCTGTAATATGGAACGTAAGACCAAGTGTAGGCTTACAGAGAGGTTGTCAATGGTCCCGTCGCGAGAGATATCGAAAACTTGAACCAGATACGTAGAGGGTATTGATGGGTCAATAAAAAGTGATTGAGACCATAGTTGTAAGGCGATTCCTGGGTTTCCTCCGCAGTAATCGCTGAGAATACGCCGAAAGCGAATGGTTGCCAGCTCTTCGTCGCTGGGTTGAACCAGTTCGTCAAATTGCCGAGGTAAATTAAGGCGATCAAAACTGAGTTTTAGGGAAAGCGATGCATTAGTACTATCAATCAACTGTTGGATATCAGCTGAGGCCCAGATTGGCATGCGATCCTCAAGATCGAATTTAAAGCGTTCGCCACGAGCTCGTTGAATGAACCGCCAGGCAGCTGTGTCAATCGTTAGAATCCAAGATATTGAGTCCGACGATCGCCGGATCAAACGAATCAAGCGTTCGAATTCACCTAATCCTCCTATGGTTGGCGTCACCAGTCGATGCGCATTATCGATACAGATTACCTGCTCTTCGCCATCTCGTAAGTAGCTGATGACTTCACTGGCACTCTGCGCATCGTTAAAGGATTGCGCTTGCATCGCTTCGAGAAGATGCTCGAAATCTCCTCGTGGACAGTCGACGATCCGAACGCTAATGGATTCCTCGTGTTGTTGTGATGTGAGCTGCTTCGCCAAGCCACGAAGAAGAGCCGTTTTACCGGATGCTCGAGCGCCGTGAATCAGGCTAATTGTTGACCTATTTAGATTTACCAGCGCAGTAATCCGCCGGCTAAGCGCTTCATCTACGGGTATGTGCTCGCCCGGGCCGCGCACGATTTCGTCTTTCTGTGATTGGCTGATGGGCAGTAGCTTGGGCTCTTCGCCTTCAGATTTGGCCACTTGCTTAGCTACCTCAGCCTGAAAAAGATAGGAGAGTAAGATTCGAAAGGTGGGGTTTTCTGCTAGGACAGCGAGTACAGACCTGCTCAGCCATTGCCAGCTTAGATAGATCGCCGCTACTGGCACAACATACCAAGCGCTAAATCCCGACTGGTGTCGTAAGCACCATTTTGCGATGCCAACCGATTGATAGTCGACTCGGGCTAAGGTTTCAAAAATGTGTTCGCGCCAGACAGCACAGTGGAATACTACGAGAGGAAGGGAAAGCGGTATTAACGCCAGTAAATACCACGTTTCTAGCGTCATCTTGGCAAGGTTTAAGTCATGAGCAGCGTCGTAGCCAAAGCCAATAAGCGCACCGATGGTGGCTGCGGTGAATATCACCTGCCAGCGTTTTCTCGCGTTGCGGTCTAGGGTATGGTTTCGACGGTACTCCGTTGCGCCAATGGTGTAAATGAGCCGCGCTAGGAGGAAAGAGCCGACGGCCCAGAAGAGCGCGTCATGTAAAATACTGAAGTCCAGGCGGGGTAGTTCGCTTGAAATGATCTCCATAACGGCCCAAAGCAGCACGAGAAACTCGAGTGGCCGTCGCATGGACAATAATAGCCAGCTCAGTGTGGAACGCCATCGAGAAACGCTATACTCGCGGTTAACTGCCGCGACTTGGAGCTGAGGAACGATACGGAAACGCCATACCACAAAGCCAATGAGCAGCAGAGTGAGCTGTCCAGCTAGCCGAGCTTCAATCATTGCCGACAACTGCCAACCTGACTCAGCACTGTAGATAGTTTGCTGAATCTCGAAGCGATGAGCGTGCGTCGCAATGTCGACAATGGCAAATTCAGTTTTTGCTGACAGTACGCCTAACTCACCGAAACCATAGACTTCTCTGCGCAGAGCGGGCGGCGCTTGGGCAAAAATACGACGCCGGAGGTCGATGAGGCCAGCAAGTAAGCGGCGATTGGCTCCGACATCACTGAGTGTTGTTTGCGGGGACTGAAGTAGTAGTTTGAATTGATTAATGGAGTGATTGAGGTCACTGTCAAATTGGCGGAATTCACGTTCAGATGCTACCGAATTCTGGGCCAGTCGCTCGGTCCAATAATCTAGCGTACTCTCACTACGATCGGCGGGTATGCCTCGATTCAACGGCACGGCTGCGTGAGACAGCTGCGTAGAAAGGCCCATATAAAGTAGGGCAAGCAAAAGCGCTAACCCTACGCGGAGGTATAGGGAGGAGCGCTCTAATTGGATTCGTTGAGTCATAGAAAATGGTGCCATAAATTGCAGTATAGACACGATGTGAGTTGTTGCTCTGTCAGTTACTTGATACCGCAAGGATATATCTTTTATCGCCATGGGCGATGATGCGTATTGGACTGGCAGTCACATATTCGGATCACGCGATAGCCTCGGAGAATAGGTTCAATCCCGCAGCCCTATAAAGTCGGCACGCCATAAAAAATTGATGTCGCCCAAAGAAATAAGAAGTTGGCCAAAATATGCACCGCTAAAGGGAGCGTTAGGGTATGGTGACGCTCATAGAGCCAACCAAACAGCAACGATGCGGGAAACACCAGGAGAGCGGTGACCGAGTCTCGAAATAGCCAGTGTGTGAGTGAAAAAATAACGGAGGTGACCAAGTTGGCAAAGCTAATATTTAACTGGCGTCCCTTGTCCTTGGGTAATATTCGATAGAGTTGTTCCTGTAATATTCCTCTAAATAACAATTCCTCGACAACGGGCATCAGGATGACAAAGATACCGATGTGGAGGGCTGAAAGCTCGGTCATATCTGCTAACAAAGTGGCGTTGAATTCAAGCGTCTACGCAGCCACCAGGCAAGGGCAGCTAACGCCAACCAGCCTAGACCGTTATTAGATCCGGGTTCCGACAGACTGCAGCCACCGGAGCTTGACGACTCGCCACTATCCGTTGTAACCGAATTTTCATTTGATTCAGAACCGTTTAGCTCGGAATTGGTTAGCACCCCAACCGCCCTCCATGCCTTGGCCACCTGCTCCGCGGCGCCGGCGCTATAGCCCAGAGCCGCATCTTCCATACCTAGTCTCGCGCCGAGGAAGGTCTCATCGGAGGTCCAGTAGTAACGAATCGCATCGTAGGAAATTTGCATCGCAAGATCCAAGCCAATCCCATCAACGGTTTCGCCATTAAACGTTCCGCCGTTTGCAAGCAGATAAAACATCTTGTTCGCCACGCCGCTATTACGATGCACACCGCAGTAATCATTCTCGCAGATGTCTGGATTGGGACAGGCTGCAACACTGGTGTCAGTCCATCGATCACCTTGATATATTTCGGGTTGTCCATAATTAAGCGGATCCTTAATGTCGCGAATAGTGACCACACCTTCTCCCATGGTCCAGTTGTCCTCACCCGAATAGAACTCCACGGCAATCCCCATCCAGTCTGAAAAGGCTTCATTGAGCGCGCCTGACTCACGTTGATAGCGGAGATCGACCGCTCTATCGGAAACGGCATGGCCCCACTCATGGGCGGCGACATCTAGCGCTGCAACCAGGCTTATTGGCCATATTTTGCCGTTTCTATCTGCTTGGTTTCGGGGGGTGAAAACAATGGTTTCACCATTCCAAAATGCGTTAAAAAGCGACCCCCTTGGAATAATTTCGTCACAGAACTGAGTAGGGCGTGCAGGGTAGGACACATTCACCAATGCCAACATCGTGGCGCCCTGATCATCAAATGAATTGATGCCAAGTACTTCGCGCCAGTAATCGTAGACGATGCCCGAATGGTGGTTGGCGTCTGTAAGTTCTTCCTGGATTTCACTATCCCAAATGTTATTGCTATCAGCCGATTGCTCGCTGAGGGCTCGGCGAATCGGATGATAATAACCAAACGCTGCTTCAGCTAAAATCTTTGCACCGATTGGCTGATCGCCATCGGCATCAGTCTGGCGACTTAAATCTTGCAGGAGATAGTCAGTGGTGCCAACTTGAAGGGTGTTTAAGCTAACCCTATTTCCTAGTTGGCCAGTACCCGCGCCGGTGGTAGCCATAGCATTGCTTGGACCAAGATCGGTAATCCTCGGAGGGTCGAAAGTACATGCGTTCACTGCGTAAACAGCAACCGACGCTACCCCATCAGTGGCTCGTTCCAGGATGATGCTTGCAGGCGGATTGTCAGGGTTATTCCCGTTAGTCGCGGCGATGGCCTCGAAGAAATCGATGGCCGGGCGCTGTGCGAACTGATTTGCGAGCAGGACACAACAAGTCCCTTCTTCGGTATTGGCACATGCCCCGGCGTTGCTTGAAAGGCTGATCTCGTAGCTGTTACCCGCCGATAGGGTGAAAGAGTAATGTTTTATTTGGTTGGTATTGAGTGAATCACCAAAGGCCGAAACGGATAAAGCGGCGAGCACTAACACGCTGAAAAGTTTCATTGGTAGCCCACCATCTTATCAACCGGTTGATGTAAATGGATGCGGTTATCAACCTTCAGCAGATCGCCGGTGATGGCGTCGAATTCGAGTAGCACGCGCATATTGTTACCGCCAACGGTCACGTCGAATGTCTGGCGAAGGTTAGGCGCTTCATTTACCCATTCAGTTTGGCTGCGGGTTACCGTCATGAAACGGCTTGGGATATCGAGTTCAGCGGCCGCGTATGAAAGCAACTGCGGAGCCGATACTCGGCTCTGGTCGAGTTCCGCTTCGCTGCCCCACTGGCTGGCGAAGCCTGCTAAGCGAGGACTGATGGCGACACTTTGTCCATTAATGCTGCCAAGCCGAC
This DNA window, taken from Umboniibacter marinipuniceus, encodes the following:
- a CDS encoding ATP-binding protein, with product MTQRIQLERSSLYLRVGLALLLALLYMGLSTQLSHAAVPLNRGIPADRSESTLDYWTERLAQNSVASEREFRQFDSDLNHSINQFKLLLQSPQTTLSDVGANRRLLAGLIDLRRRIFAQAPPALRREVYGFGELGVLSAKTEFAIVDIATHAHRFEIQQTIYSAESGWQLSAMIEARLAGQLTLLLIGFVVWRFRIVPQLQVAAVNREYSVSRWRSTLSWLLLSMRRPLEFLVLLWAVMEIISSELPRLDFSILHDALFWAVGSFLLARLIYTIGATEYRRNHTLDRNARKRWQVIFTAATIGALIGFGYDAAHDLNLAKMTLETWYLLALIPLSLPLVVFHCAVWREHIFETLARVDYQSVGIAKWCLRHQSGFSAWYVVPVAAIYLSWQWLSRSVLAVLAENPTFRILLSYLFQAEVAKQVAKSEGEEPKLLPISQSQKDEIVRGPGEHIPVDEALSRRITALVNLNRSTISLIHGARASGKTALLRGLAKQLTSQQHEESISVRIVDCPRGDFEHLLEAMQAQSFNDAQSASEVISYLRDGEEQVICIDNAHRLVTPTIGGLGEFERLIRLIRRSSDSISWILTIDTAAWRFIQRARGERFKFDLEDRMPIWASADIQQLIDSTNASLSLKLSFDRLNLPRQFDELVQPSDEELATIRFRRILSDYCGGNPGIALQLWSQSLFIDPSIPSTYLVQVFDISRDGTIDNLSVSLHLVLRSILQLELAIRSDIENATKCSSEEVIDALRLLGNLGVVERTDQGFYRVTWLWYREVCSLMQRKHLLVMGELKK
- a CDS encoding GGDEF and EAL domain-containing protein, which gives rise to MRSLRSFLAISLFVITAAVTVANHIYGWLKLEASIEQAIHQEVYRETQQAKRFLEEAANQLDDSFSLQLINNVLLEDDYASFSLLAEDQLNQYSATLTATSTLADLLHIELVELLPRGHVEYIDRHLGDYLISTQPVCLNYEVNCFRISYQINLNERLDSAYAQLTQQSLFNLLFGLLGASILLIAIHARFTRRLARALSVLTRWKMGDLELRIGLDGHDELTTISDAVDEIVNQLSDERVALVESQQLNQAIIASAEYAIITLDLDGIIRTMNSAAEELLEYRREELVGSHSPLVFEPLNQENHQTITEFLLRRRHSPSQTNTQAVFAQSTFISKSGRTIPVRLALSSLFDQDRHHSGFVCIAYNISEQVEQELQLRLSSSVFSHSSQAILIVNRQQLVEDCNARFLEIFQVNRTETVGHSARNWLSSEHSSAFFNYIWRQTIKSGEWSGEVTQETANGDIFPSELIMYCVNSPSGDIEHVIMLSQDITQKKNAEERLEQMAYLDSLTSLPNRFLFKDRLERAMTEAIRENTVVALMFIDLDRFKMINDNYGHEVGDELLQLVAARLKQTLRPHDAICRLGGDEFTVILKQLPVNSARDLAAKTADRLVNALEVVFEIGARKIYVSASIGITLFPENGTEFSELTRNADTAMYIAKEMDQCRYAFFEDQMLDINRRRLKLETALRRDISNNALRIAYQPLIDFTSSSIIGVEALCRWECSEFGIISPEEFIPIAEDMGMIDELGSWVMNQAMKDFADWSALLKSPAYLSINASPQQFRADSFSDYLNHARLQFNVSPEHIQIEITESVLLDHAPATTRQIRELRQAGIRIAIDDFGTGYSSLSYLKRFPISALKIDKSFVQHAANDPTDLAIIRAIMAIAIQMDVSVIAEGVETQAELDLLIREAVHCGQGFFYSEPLYKEELVEFIRGFEQH
- a CDS encoding mechanosensitive ion channel family protein, whose amino-acid sequence is MSPYVKVSTNLVIVLTAIVSASSSMGQELSDTPEIALGQLSELIRWSGVLSSVVLVLAVVVGMRFIHNIVQQISEQFVQRRLLLHKLETILQFAVYITTTIVVFNLSLRVDERVLALIGGTLAVAVGFGLKDLVASFIAGLIIMIDRPFQVGDRLSFDEQYGDVVSIGLRSVRLKTLNDDIVTIPNNKFLSDTTVSGNFGELDMHVGMDFFIGYDQDVSTARAIIEEAAASSRYIHLPRPIVVLVEQTVLDNYVAIKLRLKAYVLDTRYEKLFETDVNLRVIEAFRKKDIKPAAILHRHLQHPESEPAQPPLENSAKGTNS
- the mrtJ gene encoding JDVT-CTERM system glutamic-type intramembrane protease MrtJ, with the translated sequence MTELSALHIGIFVILMPVVEELLFRGILQEQLYRILPKDKGRQLNISFANLVTSVIFSLTHWLFRDSVTALLVFPASLLFGWLYERHHTLTLPLAVHILANFLFLWATSIFYGVPTL
- a CDS encoding M4 family metallopeptidase — translated: MKLFSVLVLAALSVSAFGDSLNTNQIKHYSFTLSAGNSYEISLSSNAGACANTEEGTCCVLLANQFAQRPAIDFFEAIAATNGNNPDNPPASIILERATDGVASVAVYAVNACTFDPPRITDLGPSNAMATTGAGTGQLGNRVSLNTLQVGTTDYLLQDLSRQTDADGDQPIGAKILAEAAFGYYHPIRRALSEQSADSNNIWDSEIQEELTDANHHSGIVYDYWREVLGINSFDDQGATMLALVNVSYPARPTQFCDEIIPRGSLFNAFWNGETIVFTPRNQADRNGKIWPISLVAALDVAAHEWGHAVSDRAVDLRYQRESGALNEAFSDWMGIAVEFYSGEDNWTMGEGVVTIRDIKDPLNYGQPEIYQGDRWTDTSVAACPNPDICENDYCGVHRNSGVANKMFYLLANGGTFNGETVDGIGLDLAMQISYDAIRYYWTSDETFLGARLGMEDAALGYSAGAAEQVAKAWRAVGVLTNSELNGSESNENSVTTDSGESSSSGGCSLSEPGSNNGLGWLALAALAWWLRRRLNSTPLC